Proteins co-encoded in one Synechococcus elongatus PCC 6301 genomic window:
- the lnt gene encoding apolipoprotein N-acyltransferase, giving the protein MKLLHRWSVPLTRPITPSPRSWRLWGLTLLSGLAMAAAMPPLGLWPLAWIALIPLWRSLLQPGQSLQARQQAWLWAAAFQGPTLIWITGLHPLTWMGLSWGTSLAIAWGCWLVITAWGLVQTRVWVWAVQRLPQHCGLRLVGGVGLGGLVDWLWQQSPLYWSPLALSQSPANTWLLPLAELSGAEGLTLLIVAVNGLLAWASLSRQRSLLVGAIALWCCAELTGWGLGQLRAADGSALTIGLIQGNVPTRIKTGPEGILLSRQRYRQGYQQLTEAGVDAVITPEGSDPTLWQAERSPWARWLSPESPPLLLGTYLPQGDRYWQSLLALKPGGAIAGRYDKVRLVPLGEYIPGERWFGRWLHRLSPIQLGMQAGRSDQRFQTPVGQIAAAICYELVFPEVLQSQVQAGATWILSAANLDPYNEQLMNQHLALAALRAAETDRWVVQVTNTGYSALINPLGQVQWRSQPRIFTTQAVRIAQRSSQTPYVRWGDSMTPILLVSTVLWLGWRQRWPKQTL; this is encoded by the coding sequence TTGAAACTTCTGCACCGTTGGTCTGTTCCTCTGACTCGACCGATCACCCCCTCCCCGCGATCGTGGCGGCTGTGGGGACTGACGCTGCTTTCGGGGCTAGCGATGGCGGCGGCCATGCCCCCACTGGGATTGTGGCCCCTAGCTTGGATAGCCTTGATTCCCCTCTGGCGATCGCTGTTACAGCCGGGCCAAAGTCTTCAGGCCCGCCAACAAGCCTGGCTATGGGCGGCGGCGTTTCAAGGGCCAACCCTGATCTGGATTACTGGCCTGCATCCCCTGACTTGGATGGGGCTGAGCTGGGGCACCAGTCTGGCGATCGCTTGGGGCTGCTGGCTGGTCATCACCGCTTGGGGCTTGGTGCAAACTCGAGTCTGGGTCTGGGCGGTGCAACGTTTGCCCCAACACTGCGGCCTACGGCTGGTAGGCGGCGTTGGCCTCGGGGGCTTGGTGGACTGGCTTTGGCAGCAGTCGCCGCTCTACTGGTCGCCCTTAGCACTCAGTCAAAGTCCGGCCAACACTTGGCTGCTGCCCTTAGCTGAGTTGAGCGGTGCGGAGGGGTTGACCCTATTGATTGTGGCCGTCAATGGCCTACTGGCTTGGGCCAGCCTCAGTCGGCAGCGATCGCTGCTCGTGGGGGCGATCGCCCTCTGGTGCTGTGCCGAATTGACCGGTTGGGGGTTAGGTCAACTGCGTGCTGCGGATGGATCAGCACTGACGATCGGCTTGATTCAAGGCAATGTGCCAACTCGGATCAAAACCGGCCCGGAGGGCATCCTGCTGTCACGGCAGCGCTACCGTCAGGGCTATCAACAACTGACTGAGGCGGGTGTTGATGCTGTGATCACCCCTGAAGGCTCTGACCCGACCCTCTGGCAAGCTGAGCGATCGCCTTGGGCACGTTGGTTGTCGCCTGAGTCTCCGCCCTTGCTGTTGGGAACCTATCTCCCGCAGGGCGATCGCTACTGGCAAAGTCTGCTGGCGCTGAAGCCTGGGGGGGCGATCGCCGGTCGCTACGACAAAGTTCGCCTCGTGCCCCTAGGGGAATATATTCCGGGCGAACGCTGGTTTGGGCGGTGGTTGCATCGGTTATCACCAATTCAACTGGGGATGCAGGCTGGCCGTTCAGATCAACGCTTTCAGACCCCCGTCGGGCAAATCGCCGCTGCTATTTGTTACGAGCTGGTTTTTCCTGAAGTGCTGCAATCGCAGGTACAGGCAGGTGCCACCTGGATTTTGTCGGCGGCGAACCTTGACCCCTACAACGAGCAGTTGATGAATCAGCATTTGGCGCTGGCAGCCTTGCGGGCGGCGGAAACCGATCGCTGGGTCGTGCAGGTTACGAACACGGGCTACTCCGCCCTGATCAATCCCTTGGGGCAGGTGCAATGGCGATCGCAACCTCGAATCTTTACGACTCAAGCTGTTCGCATAGCTCAGCGATCGAGCCAAACACCCTATGTTCGCTGGGGTGACAGCATGACACCGATCCTTCTCGTCAGCACTGTTCTCTGGCTGGGGTGGCGGCAGCGCTGGCCTAAACAAACCCTGTAG
- a CDS encoding cryptochrome/photolyase family protein yields the protein MTVGIWILGDQLTLQHPALSSRAVDQSQTRILLVESLEHAQRRPYHRQKLVLLWSAMRHFADELRSQGWTVDYVEQADSFQTAVSAWCQQYQIAELQVMDPADRSFRAIISSLELTSSLHWLPNCQFLWSTAEFTAWAKPYRQLRLENFYREGRKRWQVLLTEDQEPIGGQWNFDPENRKPPKTGLQPPPAAHFLPDAITQTVIETVRSLELPLYGKLEPFHWPVTRSQALEALDQFLTVKLKTFGPYQDAMVSGQATMWHSLIAPALNLGLLHPLEVIRQTEQAFHNNQAPIASVEGFIRQILGWREYMYGLHHYFPDTYGQSNWFEHDRPLPEFFWTGQTDLHCLQQCFQQIEAIGYSHHIQRLMILANLALIAGLDPWAVKEWFQATHLDAYDWVMETNVLGMGLFADGGKLASKPYAASANYINRMSNYCQNCRYDPKQRLGDRACPFNALYWDFLDRHEQKLQAQGRMGLILKQLQKLPDSDRAAIRDQAAHWQASWD from the coding sequence ATGACTGTCGGCATTTGGATTCTAGGCGATCAGCTGACTCTGCAGCATCCGGCACTGAGTTCCAGGGCAGTTGATCAGTCGCAGACACGAATTCTGTTGGTTGAATCACTCGAACATGCTCAACGGCGACCCTACCACCGACAAAAGCTGGTGTTGCTTTGGTCGGCGATGCGTCACTTTGCAGACGAACTGCGATCGCAGGGCTGGACAGTGGACTATGTCGAGCAGGCAGATAGCTTTCAAACGGCCGTATCAGCTTGGTGCCAACAGTATCAAATTGCTGAGCTGCAGGTGATGGACCCCGCCGATCGCTCGTTTCGCGCAATTATCAGCAGTCTTGAATTGACCAGCAGTCTGCATTGGTTGCCAAATTGCCAATTTCTTTGGTCAACGGCTGAATTTACCGCTTGGGCCAAGCCCTATCGACAGCTCCGGCTCGAGAATTTTTATCGCGAAGGTCGCAAGCGCTGGCAAGTTTTACTGACTGAAGATCAGGAGCCTATCGGGGGGCAATGGAACTTTGATCCAGAGAATCGTAAGCCTCCTAAAACTGGGCTGCAGCCACCGCCAGCTGCTCATTTTTTGCCAGATGCGATCACGCAAACAGTCATTGAAACTGTGCGATCGCTAGAGTTGCCTCTCTACGGAAAGCTGGAACCTTTTCATTGGCCGGTGACGCGATCGCAGGCATTGGAAGCCTTGGATCAGTTTTTAACCGTTAAGCTCAAAACCTTTGGCCCTTATCAGGATGCGATGGTCAGCGGCCAAGCCACGATGTGGCATAGCTTGATTGCGCCAGCACTGAACTTAGGACTGTTACATCCACTCGAAGTCATTCGCCAAACTGAACAGGCCTTCCACAATAATCAAGCTCCGATCGCCAGTGTTGAAGGCTTTATTCGCCAAATTCTGGGCTGGCGAGAATATATGTACGGTCTTCATCACTATTTCCCTGATACCTACGGGCAATCAAATTGGTTTGAGCACGATCGCCCTCTGCCTGAATTCTTTTGGACGGGTCAAACCGATCTCCATTGCCTCCAACAGTGTTTTCAGCAGATTGAAGCGATCGGCTATAGCCATCACATTCAGCGGTTGATGATTCTCGCGAACCTTGCTTTGATTGCTGGACTTGATCCTTGGGCAGTCAAAGAGTGGTTTCAGGCAACCCATCTTGATGCCTACGACTGGGTGATGGAGACGAATGTGCTCGGCATGGGACTTTTTGCAGATGGCGGAAAGCTTGCCTCAAAACCCTATGCAGCTTCAGCAAATTACATCAATCGGATGAGCAATTACTGTCAAAATTGTCGCTATGACCCTAAACAACGATTGGGCGATCGCGCTTGTCCTTTCAATGCACTGTACTGGGATTTTCTCGATCGCCACGAGCAAAAACTGCAAGCACAAGGACGCATGGGCTTAATTCTCAAACAGCTCCAAAAACTGCCAGACAGCGATCGGGCCGCAATTCGCGACCAAGCGGCTCACTGGCAAGCATCTTGGGATTAA